The Aedes aegypti strain LVP_AGWG chromosome 3, AaegL5.0 Primary Assembly, whole genome shotgun sequence genome contains a region encoding:
- the LOC5568594 gene encoding uncharacterized serine-rich protein C215.13: MIRDPGAGPHESPEPQPSIKYERIVYDTHRPQMPVAVHAVTPMELDPETPLDMTVRRKDSSDRQPEVNTTGSPAAADQQHSSNAGGGNGSDAPINLNTRPSVITKAPPPPIKKRISSMHSNGEIVIKSAVGDNLSPVNCDVFIEEHFRRSLGNTYASIYGNNNNNQQKSSGSDTRNSSTSSSSSISSSSSNSSSNSVGLSTNSSSSGISSVASMVPIGTSSSAGSLIGNSVNFNVNSHLVSVSPIVRHNNVIPPAVEISPLLKVKAEPGLVQPLVRPELKVKAELGTVQHVRPDSEEEVDDHFAKALGNDTWKMIQEKKRNL, encoded by the exons ATGATCCGAGATCCGGGTGCCGGTCCTCACGAAAGTCCAG AACCGCAACCGTCGATCAAATATGAACGGATTGTATATGACACGCACCGACCGCAAATGCCTGTGGCAGTACATGCGGTCACTCCAATGGAACTGGATCCGGAAACCCCGCTGGACATGACCGTGCGCCGGAAGGACTCGTCGGATCGACAGCCCGAGGTGAACACCACCGGATCGCCCGCGGCAGCTGACCAACAGCACAGCTCCAACGCAGGCGGCGGAAATGGCAGTGATGCGCCAATCAATCTAAACACACGTCCCAGTGTGATAACGAAAGCGCCTCCGCCGCCAATCAAGAAGCGCATCAGCAGTATGCATAGCAATG GTGAAATAGTGATAAAAAGCGCTGTGGGTGATAATCTTTCTCCGGTCAACTGTGACGTTTTCATCGAGGAACACTTCCGGAGATCGCTAGGTAATACTTATGCTTCCATCTATGGAAATAACAACAATAATCAGCAGAAAAGCAGTGGCAGTGATACCAGAAACAGTAGTACTAGCAGCAGTAGCAGTATTAGCAGTAGTTCAAGCAATAGTAGCAGCAACAGTGTCGGCTTGAGCACTAACAGTAGCTCCAGTGGAatcagcagtgttgccagtatGGTTCCCATCGGTACCAGTAGCAGTGCCGGCAGTCTCATTGGAAACAGCGTTAACTTCAACGTTAACAGCCACCTTGTAAGCGTAAGTCCTATTGTTAGGCACAATAATGTAATCCCACCGGCAGTTGAGATCTCACCGTTGCTTAAGGTAAAAGCTGAACCGGGATTAGTTCAGCCACTCGTTCGACCAGAGCTTAAGGTCAAAGCTGAACTAGGCACCGTGCAGCACGTTAGGCCCGACTCTGAGGAAGAGGTCGACGATCATTTTGCTAAGGCTCTTGGAAATGACACATGGAAAATGATACAAGAGAAGAAGAGGAACCTTTGA